In Prevotella sp. oral taxon 475, one DNA window encodes the following:
- a CDS encoding folylpolyglutamate synthase/dihydrofolate synthase family protein, whose product MNYEETLTYLFNSTPVFEHVGASAYKEGLDNSLALDRHLGHPHQQFRSVHIAGTNGKGSTAHTLASILQESGYRVGLYTSPHLVDFRERIRVDGLPISKEYVVDFVRRERPFFVPLHPSFFELTTAMAFQYFAHRRVDIAVVEVGLGGRLDCTNILSPLLSVITNISLDHTGFLGDTLEQIAREKAGIIKPHIPVVIGETTPETRPVFLETAQRNEADIHFAQEEEEVTGQICGTDGQTWLTTRSYGSLPLWLGGSYQLRNANTILYSVNELRRLGIRCDEEAVRRGFSRVCENTGLMGRWQRLQNRPTVICDTGHNVGGWEYLSRQLKAQVCRQLRIVFGMVDDKDLDSVLALLPQEARYYFTQAETHRAIPSGTVKEKAIQRGLVGESYADVPSAYRAALSDANPEDFVFVGGSSYVVADLLTSLTSKDDQLAKSSSASR is encoded by the coding sequence ATGAACTACGAAGAAACCCTGACCTATTTATTCAACAGCACCCCGGTTTTCGAACATGTGGGTGCTTCTGCTTATAAAGAGGGTCTGGACAATTCCTTGGCTTTAGACCGCCACCTGGGGCATCCCCATCAGCAATTCCGCTCAGTGCACATTGCCGGTACCAACGGCAAAGGATCGACAGCCCACACACTGGCCTCGATTTTACAGGAGAGCGGCTATCGTGTAGGGCTTTATACATCGCCCCATTTGGTAGACTTCCGCGAACGCATCCGTGTAGATGGCCTGCCCATCTCGAAGGAATACGTCGTTGACTTCGTCCGCCGGGAACGCCCATTCTTCGTCCCCCTCCACCCCTCCTTTTTCGAACTCACCACCGCCATGGCCTTTCAATATTTCGCCCATAGACGGGTAGACATCGCTGTGGTGGAAGTGGGTCTGGGCGGACGACTCGACTGCACCAACATCCTCTCCCCCCTACTCTCGGTGATCACCAATATCAGTCTCGACCACACCGGATTTCTAGGCGACACACTCGAACAGATTGCACGCGAAAAAGCGGGTATCATCAAGCCGCACATCCCCGTGGTAATTGGCGAAACCACACCCGAAACTCGCCCAGTGTTCTTGGAAACAGCCCAACGGAATGAGGCCGACATCCACTTTGCCCAGGAAGAAGAAGAGGTGACAGGCCAGATCTGCGGAACAGATGGACAAACGTGGCTCACTACCCGGAGCTACGGAAGTCTGCCTCTCTGGTTGGGCGGAAGCTATCAACTGCGCAATGCCAATACAATCCTTTACTCCGTGAACGAACTGCGGCGACTCGGCATCCGCTGCGACGAGGAGGCAGTACGAAGAGGATTCAGTAGAGTTTGCGAAAATACGGGACTCATGGGTCGATGGCAACGCCTTCAAAACCGTCCGACGGTGATTTGCGACACGGGACATAACGTAGGCGGATGGGAATATCTCAGTAGACAGCTCAAGGCGCAAGTCTGTCGGCAATTGCGCATCGTCTTCGGGATGGTAGACGATAAAGACCTCGATTCCGTGCTGGCCCTGCTCCCCCAAGAGGCCCGCTACTATTTCACACAGGCCGAAACCCACCGGGCTATCCCTAGTGGGACAGTGAAAGAAAAGGCTATCCAACGAGGACTCGTCGGAGAAAGCTACGCCGATGTGCCCTCGGCCTATCGCGCGGCTCTATCCGATGCTAATCCCGAGGACTTCGTCTTCGTTGGCGGCAGCAGCTATGTGGTAGCCGATCTGCTCACATCGCTCACTTCGAAAGATGACCAACTGGCAAAATCGTCATCGGCTTCACGTTGA